In Anas acuta chromosome 21, bAnaAcu1.1, whole genome shotgun sequence, one genomic interval encodes:
- the GJA9 gene encoding gap junction alpha-9 protein: protein MGDWNFLGGILEEVHIHSTIIGKIWLTILFVFRMLVLGVATEDVWNDEQSEFICNTEQPGCRNVCYDEAFPISLIRYWVLQVIFVSSPSLVYMGHALYRLRALEKERQKKKAQVRVELESTELEMTEYRKRLERELRQLDQRKLNKAPLRGSLLCTYVIHIFTRSAVEVGFMIGQYLLYGFRLDPLYKCQREPCPNVVDCFVSRPTEKTVFILFMQSIATVSLVLNVLEIIHLGLRKIKMGLCGQEENKGGHGNFYINKSKKYSVIPRSSLGIPATPPKTLPSVLSGYAFLMEKQTDTAIYPVLNSPPMFQSIQNNHTESSSNYAHHNQENKLPRKRPATSALNDQNQNISTNNEALPSRPETEANNSQKEADQKHFLAGTQNADPAQCLRSFAEMPSQPSLQPCTFPAASFRRQQGIVSSWNCSAAVESAGSSTNSLTKSSSRRQSGLSANQGQPLSKTDIRNPSRPDTPDSVGEASSGSRQSRGCGSPQLLPVSGRPSLSSSAGSRRAPTDLRI from the coding sequence ATGGGAGACTGGAATTTCCTTGGAGGCATTTTAGAGGAAGTCCACATTCATTCCACCATTATTGGGAAGATTTGGCTCACTATCCTCTTTGTCTTTCGAATGCTTGTCCTCGGAGTGGCAACTGAGGACGTCTGGAATGACGAACAGTCAGAATTTATCTGCAACACTGAGCAACCCGGCTGTAGAAACGTGTGCTACGATGAGGCCTTCCCTATCTCCCTCATAAGGTACTGGGTCTTGCAGGTTATCTTTGTGTCTTCCCCTTCTTTGGTGTATATGGGTCATGCCTTATACAGACTAAGAGCCttagagaaagagagacaaaagaagaaagctcaGGTAAGAGTGGAGCTTGAAAGCACTGAATTGGAAATGACCGAATATCGGAAAAGGCTGGAGAGAGAACTCCGGCAACTGGATCAAAGGAAGCTGAACAAAGCACCCCTGCGAGGCTCTTTGCTCTGCACTTACGTGATACATATTTTCACTAGGTCTGCAGTGGAAGTCGGTTTCATGATTGGCCAATATCTGCTTTATGGGTTTCGGCTGGATCCCCTTTACAAATGTCAGAGAGAGCCATGTCCAAATGTCGTTGACTGCTTTGTATCAAGACCGACAGAAAAGACGGTGTTCATATTATTCATGCAGTCGATAGCAACTGTGTCGTTGGTTTTAAATGTCTTGGAAATTATCCACCTAGGATTACGAAAAATTAAAATGGGGCTTTgtgggcaggaagaaaacaagggTGGCCACGGCAATTTCTACATAAACAAATCTAAGAAATACTCAGTGATACCTCGCTCTTCTTTGGGAATACCTGCAACCCCTCCAAAAACTCTTCCTTCCGTACTTAGTggttatgcatttttaatggaaaagcaaaCCGACACTGCCATCTACCCGGTTCTAAATTCTCCTCCCATGTTTCAGTCTATTCAAAATAACCATACAGAAAGTAGCAGCAACTACGCCCATCAcaaccaggaaaataaattgccAAGGAAAAGGCCGGCTACAAGTGCTTTGAATGATCAGAATCAAAATATTAGCACAAATAATGAGGCCTTGCCTAGCAGGCCTGAGACCGAAGCAAATAATTCTCAGAAAGAAGCTGATCAGAAACATTTCCTTGCTGGCACACAGAATGCAGATCCAGCTCAGTGCTTGAGAAGCTTTGCTGAAATGCCATCACAACCATCACTGCAACCTTGCACTTTTCCAGCTGCCAGCTTCAGAAGACAGCAAGGAATCGTTTCCTCCTGGAACTGCTCCGCAGCCGTCGAGAGTGCCGGCTCTTCCACGAATTCCCTcacaaagagcagcagcagaagacaaaGCGGTCTCAGTGCAAACCAAGGGCAGCCACTTTCCAAAACCGACATCAGAAATCCCAGCCGCCCTGACACTCCTGACTCCGTCGGGGAGGCGAGCTCCGGCTCTCGCCAGAGCAGGGGCTgcggcagcccccagctgctccccgTGTCCGGGCGCCCGTCCCTGTCCAGCAGTGCCGGCAGCCGGCGTGCCCCCACTGACCTGCGCATTTAG